A part of Capsicum annuum cultivar UCD-10X-F1 chromosome 6, UCD10Xv1.1, whole genome shotgun sequence genomic DNA contains:
- the LOC107873649 gene encoding CRIB domain-containing protein RIC7 encodes MPTKVKGLLKGLRYISHVFDDDKKKDMQIGFPTDVQHVAHVGWDGKSVDNPSWMKEYKSPGAFQSAPLALSPRELKETPDIKWVSEDSNRRPRNAANSSPTKEKPDKLRTSRRHSTTENGSNENTTNKEPGTKSRSSRRHHHKDTSDGHKSSESVGKNNHDIPKKSRRKKSKEDGGSNRSSRSKDTCSSTTQTTESGPGQESHESSGICKEIQEE; translated from the exons aTGCCAACAAAGGTGAAAGGCCTTCTTAAAGGCCTTAGGTACATTTCTCATGTTTTTG ATGATGATAAAAAGAAAGACATGCAAATTGGTTTTCCAACAGATGTGCAACATGTGGCACATGTTGGATGGGATGGTAAATCAGTTGATAATCCAAGCTGG aTGAAAGAATATAAATCACCAGGAGCATTTCAATCAGCACCATTGGCTCTTTCTCCTAGAGAACTTAAAGAGACACCTGATATTAAATGGGTTTCTGAAG ATTCAAACAGGAGGCCAAGAAATGCAGCAAATTCTTCACCAACAAAAGAAAAACCAGACAAGCTAAGAACATCCAGGAGACATAGCACAACAGAAAATGGCAGCAATGAGAACACTACAAACAAAGAGCCTGGCACCAAATCCAGGAGTTCGCGGCGACACCATCACAAGGACACATCAGATGGACACAAATCGAGTGAATCCGTGGGCAAAAACAACCACGATATCCCTAAAAAATCAAGACGAAAGAAGTCCAAGGAGGATGGTGGATCGAACCGATCATCAAGATCCAAAGACACTTGTTCTAGTACAACACAAACTACAGAATCAGGCCCTGGACAAGAAAGTCATGAGAGTAGTGGTATTTGTAAAGAAATACAAGAGGAGTga